In Pedobacter sp. W3I1, one DNA window encodes the following:
- a CDS encoding O-methyltransferase, with protein MTEEINQHFPKAYQQINGATKASGFDMASDVLTCSLLRTLAATKPSGKFLELGTGTGLSTSWILDGLDQESTLTSIDNDAKFLAIAKTFLGGDDRLTLVDTDGAEWIEKNKDKKFDYIFADTWHGKYLLLDEALSMLNTGGLYIIDDMLPQSNWPDGHQEKAIKLIKDLESRNDLQLTKQVWATGIVIGVKK; from the coding sequence ATGACTGAAGAAATCAATCAACACTTCCCGAAGGCCTACCAACAAATTAATGGTGCAACAAAAGCATCAGGGTTTGATATGGCATCTGATGTGTTGACCTGCTCTTTACTCAGAACACTTGCGGCCACCAAACCTTCAGGTAAATTTCTGGAGCTTGGAACCGGAACAGGTTTATCTACTTCCTGGATATTAGATGGTTTAGATCAGGAAAGTACACTTACCTCGATAGATAACGATGCTAAATTTTTAGCCATTGCCAAAACATTTCTCGGCGGTGATGATCGTTTAACATTGGTTGATACCGATGGAGCGGAGTGGATCGAAAAGAATAAAGACAAAAAATTCGATTATATTTTTGCTGATACCTGGCATGGAAAATACTTGCTTTTAGATGAGGCGCTATCCATGCTTAACACCGGCGGACTTTACATCATTGATGATATGCTGCCCCAATCGAATTGGCCTGACGGTCATCAAGAGAAAGCGATTAAATTAATCAAAGATTTAGAATCCCGTAATGACCTGCAATTAACCAAGCAGGTTTGGGCAACAGGAATCGTAATCGGAGTAAAAAAATAA
- the ilvC gene encoding ketol-acid reductoisomerase, with translation MANYFNTLPLREKLNQLGVCDFMDSSEFLDGVSALKGKKLVIVGCGAQGLNQGLNLRDSGLDVSYTLRKEAIEGKRDSWKNATENNFTVGTYEELIPNADVVINLTPDKQHTAVVNAIMPLMKEGATLLYSHGFNIVEEGMQIRKDLTVIMVAPKCPGSEVRAEYVRGFGVPTLIAVHPENDPQGKGLAQAKAYCAGTGGHRAGVLKSSFVAEVKSDLMGEQTILCGLLQTGSILSFDKMVEKGIDAGYASKLVQYGVEVITEALKQGGITAMMDRLSNVAKIKAFEISEELKDIMRPLFQKHQDDIMSGEFSRTMMEDWANGDKNLLKWRAETGETAFEKTPAGDVKIGEQEYFDNYTLMVAFVRAGVELAFETMVQAGIKPESAYYESLHETPLIANTIARKKLFEMNRVISDTAEYGCYLFDQACKPLLGGFMKKVDTDLVGKNFNEGKDGAVDNRQLIDINEAIRSHQVEQIGATLRKAMTAMKAIKTA, from the coding sequence ATGGCAAATTATTTTAACACATTACCTCTTAGAGAAAAATTAAACCAATTAGGTGTTTGCGACTTCATGGACAGTTCTGAATTTTTAGATGGCGTAAGCGCATTAAAAGGCAAAAAGCTGGTAATCGTAGGTTGTGGCGCACAAGGCTTAAACCAAGGTTTAAATTTAAGAGATAGTGGTTTAGATGTAAGCTACACTTTACGTAAGGAAGCAATTGAAGGCAAACGCGATTCGTGGAAAAATGCAACTGAAAACAATTTTACAGTTGGCACTTACGAAGAATTGATTCCGAATGCAGATGTAGTAATTAACCTTACTCCTGATAAACAACATACCGCTGTTGTAAATGCAATTATGCCTTTAATGAAAGAAGGTGCTACTTTATTATATTCTCACGGTTTCAATATCGTAGAAGAAGGCATGCAGATCCGTAAAGATTTAACCGTGATTATGGTTGCACCTAAATGCCCGGGTAGCGAGGTTAGAGCAGAATATGTTCGTGGTTTTGGTGTTCCTACCTTAATTGCAGTCCACCCTGAAAACGATCCGCAAGGTAAAGGATTGGCACAGGCAAAAGCATACTGCGCTGGTACTGGTGGTCACAGAGCTGGTGTATTAAAATCATCGTTCGTTGCTGAGGTGAAATCTGATTTAATGGGCGAGCAAACCATCCTTTGTGGCTTATTGCAAACAGGTTCTATCCTATCTTTCGATAAAATGGTAGAAAAAGGAATCGATGCAGGCTATGCTTCTAAATTGGTTCAATATGGTGTTGAAGTAATTACCGAAGCCTTAAAACAAGGTGGTATTACGGCCATGATGGACAGATTAAGCAATGTAGCTAAAATCAAAGCTTTCGAAATTTCGGAAGAATTGAAAGACATTATGCGTCCATTATTCCAAAAACACCAGGATGACATTATGAGCGGCGAATTTAGCCGTACCATGATGGAAGATTGGGCAAATGGTGATAAAAACTTATTAAAATGGAGAGCTGAAACCGGTGAAACTGCTTTCGAAAAAACGCCTGCTGGTGATGTTAAAATCGGTGAGCAAGAATACTTCGATAACTATACTTTAATGGTTGCTTTTGTTCGTGCTGGTGTTGAATTGGCTTTCGAAACCATGGTACAGGCAGGTATTAAACCAGAATCGGCTTATTACGAATCGTTACACGAAACACCACTTATTGCGAATACCATTGCACGTAAGAAATTATTCGAAATGAACCGCGTAATTTCTGATACTGCTGAATATGGTTGCTACTTATTCGATCAGGCTTGTAAACCACTTTTAGGTGGTTTCATGAAAAAAGTAGATACTGATTTAGTTGGCAAAAACTTCAACGAAGGTAAAGATGGCGCTGTTGACAACAGACAATTAATCGATATTAACGAAGCTATTCGCTCTCACCAGGTAGAACAAATTGGTGCTACTTTGCGTAAGGCAATGACTGCAATGAAAGCGATTAAAACAGCATAG
- the ilvE gene encoding branched-chain-amino-acid transaminase, whose protein sequence is MKYYNSNTIIYLDGQFEKAVNSSTDLYGQSLHYGYAAFEGIRAYKTHNGNRIFKAAAHFDRLERSCQLANIPFPWDKQELIAATYKLLQLNKLKDAYIRPLVFCHPNMKLNEPTGVSILICAWEWDAYSGNKLLKLTVSDYERPNPKSIPMEAKLSGNYVNSILATTAANIKGYDEALLLDMHGFVAEASGANIFLEKDGKLYTPSLGNILPGITRATVKELCTVLDIECIEKKLTIEDLKNADSAFLCGTATEIAGIASIDEIVYRSLWRESIGYTIQRAYKNLVLEKVNYEVII, encoded by the coding sequence ATGAAATATTATAATTCTAATACCATTATTTACCTTGATGGACAGTTTGAAAAGGCTGTAAATAGTAGTACTGATCTTTACGGACAGTCGCTACACTACGGCTATGCTGCTTTCGAGGGTATTAGAGCCTATAAAACACACAACGGCAACCGCATTTTCAAAGCTGCCGCACATTTCGACCGCTTAGAGCGTTCCTGCCAGTTGGCAAACATCCCATTCCCATGGGATAAACAAGAATTAATTGCTGCAACCTATAAATTACTTCAGTTGAACAAACTGAAAGATGCTTATATCCGCCCTTTGGTGTTTTGCCACCCAAACATGAAATTAAACGAACCAACCGGGGTTTCAATCTTAATATGTGCCTGGGAATGGGATGCATATTCTGGCAATAAATTGTTAAAATTAACGGTTTCCGATTACGAAAGGCCAAACCCAAAATCGATTCCAATGGAGGCGAAATTGAGTGGAAACTATGTTAATTCTATTTTAGCTACTACAGCGGCAAATATTAAAGGTTACGACGAAGCTTTGCTTTTAGATATGCACGGCTTTGTTGCCGAAGCATCCGGAGCTAATATCTTCCTCGAAAAGGACGGAAAATTATATACCCCATCTTTAGGGAACATTTTACCGGGCATTACCCGTGCAACTGTAAAAGAGCTTTGCACTGTTTTGGATATAGAGTGTATAGAAAAAAAATTAACCATAGAAGATCTTAAAAATGCCGACAGCGCTTTCTTATGCGGAACAGCAACTGAGATAGCCGGCATTGCCTCAATTGATGAGATTGTTTATCGTTCACTATGGCGAGAATCTATCGGTTATACCATACAACGTGCCTATAAAAACCTGGTATTGGAAAAAGTAAATTACGAAGTGATTATATAG
- the ilvN gene encoding acetolactate synthase small subunit, with protein MSTEDKIKYTEDTVDLEGKQEYTITVYAENRIGLLNRIAIIFSKRKINIESLNSSASEIEGIHRFNIVIHEGYEVVRKLARQIEKQIEVLKVYFNTNEEIIWQELALYKVSTDEIAEKVTVERLLRQYGASAVVIRKDYTVFAVTGHREETDALVKALEPYELIEFVRSARVAIIKDSAGFHEKLKEFEAFEPGEELVENEFLEKGQKIFTM; from the coding sequence ATGAGTACTGAAGATAAAATAAAATATACAGAAGACACTGTTGACCTGGAAGGAAAACAGGAATATACCATTACGGTGTATGCCGAAAACCGCATCGGTTTACTCAACAGAATTGCGATTATTTTCTCGAAAAGAAAAATCAATATCGAAAGTTTAAACAGTTCCGCATCAGAAATTGAAGGAATACACCGTTTCAATATCGTCATCCACGAAGGTTACGAAGTGGTGAGAAAGCTTGCCCGTCAGATAGAAAAGCAAATTGAGGTATTGAAAGTTTATTTCAACACCAACGAAGAAATTATCTGGCAGGAACTGGCACTTTACAAAGTTTCTACTGATGAAATTGCAGAAAAAGTAACAGTAGAGCGTTTATTGAGACAGTATGGTGCAAGTGCGGTGGTGATCCGTAAAGATTATACTGTTTTTGCAGTAACTGGGCACAGAGAAGAAACCGATGCTTTGGTAAAAGCTTTAGAACCTTACGAACTCATTGAATTTGTAAGATCTGCAAGAGTAGCCATTATTAAAGACAGTGCGGGTTTCCACGAAAAACTGAAAGAATTCGAAGCTTTCGAACCAGGTGAAGAATTGGTAGAAAATGAGTTTTTAGAAAAAGGACAAAAAATCTTTACCATGTAA
- a CDS encoding DinB family protein, with the protein MTNQIFEFIINSRKAFIQLIDGLTIEELNKIPDGYNNNIIWNFGHIVVSTQTLCYVRTGVLQDATSVKFNEYYKKDTKPTYTVTEEEVAELKAIALESIERIKEDYANGKFSNITPFTTATYGVQMNSIEEILITTIGHDNVHYGYAWVLKKLVC; encoded by the coding sequence ATGACGAATCAGATATTTGAATTTATAATAAACTCACGCAAGGCATTTATTCAGTTAATCGATGGCTTAACAATCGAAGAATTGAATAAAATTCCTGATGGTTATAACAACAACATCATCTGGAATTTTGGCCACATTGTAGTGAGTACACAAACGCTTTGTTATGTTCGTACGGGTGTATTGCAAGATGCAACCTCGGTAAAATTTAACGAGTATTATAAAAAGGATACAAAGCCAACTTATACGGTAACGGAAGAAGAAGTAGCAGAATTAAAAGCCATTGCATTAGAGAGCATTGAAAGAATAAAAGAAGATTATGCAAATGGAAAATTTTCGAACATCACACCTTTCACAACAGCTACCTATGGCGTACAGATGAACAGCATAGAAGAAATACTGATTACAACGATCGGTCATGACAACGTACATTATGGTTACGCATGGGTGCTAAAGAAACTAGTATGCTAG
- a CDS encoding ORF6N domain-containing protein, with protein MQIIKSIQNRIYEIRGERVMLDFDLASLYEVETKVLNQAVKRNIKRFPEDFMFQLTSAEFEEIRLQIDASNQGTSSQIVMTGGTNLKSQFVTSSWGGTRKLPYAFTEQGVAMLSGVLKSDKAINMNIAIMRAFVDVRKILLKQSNINEQLTEIKERIGEHDVQLNELYDAMENLIDEKIAQLKWNDRQRIGFKIKE; from the coding sequence ATGCAAATAATTAAAAGTATTCAGAATAGGATTTATGAAATCCGGGGAGAAAGAGTAATGCTGGATTTCGATTTGGCATCGCTTTATGAAGTTGAAACGAAGGTACTGAATCAGGCGGTAAAACGTAACATAAAGCGTTTTCCGGAAGATTTTATGTTTCAGTTAACTTCTGCTGAATTTGAAGAGATAAGACTTCAGATTGATGCAAGTAATCAGGGTACATCATCACAAATTGTGATGACAGGCGGAACCAACTTGAAGTCACAATTTGTGACTTCAAGTTGGGGAGGTACTCGAAAATTGCCTTATGCCTTTACAGAACAAGGTGTAGCCATGTTAAGTGGCGTTTTAAAGAGCGATAAGGCGATTAATATGAACATCGCCATTATGAGAGCCTTTGTTGATGTTCGTAAAATTTTGTTGAAACAAAGCAACATTAACGAACAATTGACAGAAATTAAAGAACGGATTGGCGAACATGATGTTCAGCTCAACGAGCTTTATGATGCAATGGAAAATTTAATAGACGAGAAAATTGCTCAATTAAAATGGAACGATAGACAAAGAATTGGGTTTAAAATTAAAGAATAG
- the leuC gene encoding 3-isopropylmalate dehydratase large subunit, translating to MSKTLVEKIWDAHVVKSEEGFPDILYIDTHLIHEVTSPQAFDGLRKRGLPVFRPKQTVATADHNVPTLNQLLPIKEELSRYQVDMLTKNCAEFGVELYDLGHPFQGIVHVIGPELGITLPGKTMVCGDSHTSTHGAFGAIAFGIGTSQVEQVFATQCLLQSKPKTMKIEVNGELGKGVGAKDIILYIIAKISAAGGTGYFIEYAGSAIEALSMEARMTICNMSIEMGARGGLIAPDQTTFDYIKGREFAPVGEEWDKALAYWKTLYSDADAKFDSILTFDAADIAPMITYGTNPGMGMGIQEHIPATGAQPEKEKLSYQKALDYMGFDDDSSLIGKPVDYVFIGSCTNSRIEDLREVADFVKDKRKADNVTVWIVPGSKQVEQQAKSEGLDKIFEAAGFQLREPGCSACLGMNEDKIPAGKYCVSTSNRNFEGRQGQNARTLLASPLTAAAAAVTGKITDVRDFLERV from the coding sequence ATGTCAAAAACATTAGTAGAAAAAATTTGGGATGCTCACGTTGTAAAAAGTGAAGAAGGATTTCCTGATATTTTATACATTGATACACACTTAATACACGAGGTAACCTCTCCGCAGGCATTTGATGGTTTGCGCAAAAGAGGCTTACCTGTTTTTCGTCCGAAGCAGACTGTAGCAACTGCCGATCATAATGTACCTACGTTAAATCAATTGTTGCCTATTAAAGAGGAGCTTTCGCGCTATCAGGTTGATATGCTAACGAAAAACTGTGCAGAATTCGGGGTAGAATTATATGATTTAGGCCATCCTTTTCAGGGTATTGTGCATGTTATCGGCCCTGAATTGGGTATTACCTTACCTGGCAAAACAATGGTTTGCGGCGATAGCCATACCTCTACTCATGGCGCCTTTGGTGCCATAGCATTTGGTATCGGTACTTCGCAGGTAGAGCAGGTTTTTGCAACGCAATGTTTATTGCAGTCGAAACCTAAAACCATGAAAATTGAGGTAAACGGCGAACTTGGAAAAGGTGTTGGTGCAAAAGACATTATCTTATACATTATTGCTAAAATCTCTGCCGCTGGCGGTACAGGTTATTTTATAGAATATGCAGGTTCGGCAATCGAGGCTTTAAGTATGGAAGCACGTATGACGATTTGTAATATGAGTATAGAAATGGGTGCGCGTGGTGGATTAATTGCACCAGATCAAACCACTTTCGATTATATTAAAGGAAGAGAGTTTGCTCCTGTCGGCGAAGAGTGGGATAAAGCTTTAGCTTATTGGAAAACATTATATAGCGATGCTGATGCGAAATTCGATAGCATTTTAACTTTCGATGCAGCAGACATCGCCCCAATGATTACCTATGGTACAAACCCTGGAATGGGAATGGGTATCCAGGAACATATTCCAGCAACTGGTGCACAACCAGAAAAAGAAAAACTTTCTTACCAAAAAGCATTGGATTATATGGGTTTTGATGACGATTCATCTTTGATCGGAAAACCGGTTGATTATGTTTTCATCGGAAGCTGTACCAACTCTCGCATCGAAGATTTACGCGAAGTTGCTGATTTTGTTAAAGATAAACGCAAAGCAGATAACGTTACCGTTTGGATTGTACCGGGATCGAAACAGGTAGAACAACAGGCTAAAAGCGAAGGCTTGGATAAAATTTTCGAAGCCGCTGGTTTTCAGTTGCGCGAGCCTGGTTGCAGTGCCTGTTTAGGAATGAACGAAGATAAAATCCCGGCAGGGAAATATTGTGTATCTACATCAAACCGGAACTTTGAAGGCAGACAAGGACAAAATGCACGTACCTTATTGGCCAGTCCACTTACCGCAGCAGCAGCAGCCGTAACAGGAAAAATTACCGACGTAAGGGATTTTTTGGAAAGGGTTTAA
- the ilvD gene encoding dihydroxy-acid dehydratase, which produces MSELNKYSKTFTQDPTQPAAQAMLYGIGLTDADMAKAQVGIASMGYDGNTCNMHLNDLAKDVKKGVWNNDLVGLVFNTIGVSDGMSNGTDGMRYSLVSRDVIADSIETICGGQYYDGIISIPGCDKNMPGAIMAMARLDRPSIMVYGGTIAPGHYKGEELNIVSAFEALGQKICGNLSEEDYQGIIKHTCPGAGACGGMYTANTMASAIEALGMSLPYSSSNPAISEEKKQECLDAGKYIKILLEKDIKPSDIMTRKAFENAIRSIIILGGSTNAVLHFIAMGKAIGIEITQDDFQRMSDVTPVLADFKPSGKYLMQDLHQYGGIPAVLKYLLNEGLLHGDCLTVTGKTMAENLADVKSVMDYDQKIIQKLSEPIKATGHLQILYGNLAEKGSVAKISGKEGEKFEGPARVFDGEHDLIAGISNGRVQPGDVIVIKNSGPVGAPGMPEMLKPTSAIIGAGLGKSVALITDGRFSGGTHGFVVGHITPESYKGGLIGLVEDEDRILIDAVNNIISLQVSKEVIAERRKNYVQPALKVTKGVLYKYAKTVSDAASGCVTDEY; this is translated from the coding sequence ATGAGCGAATTAAACAAGTACAGTAAAACATTTACACAAGACCCTACACAACCGGCAGCGCAAGCTATGCTTTACGGAATCGGATTAACTGATGCTGATATGGCTAAAGCACAGGTCGGTATTGCAAGTATGGGTTACGATGGTAACACCTGCAATATGCACCTTAACGATCTTGCAAAAGATGTAAAAAAAGGGGTCTGGAATAATGATTTAGTGGGCTTGGTTTTTAACACCATTGGAGTGAGCGATGGAATGAGCAACGGTACAGATGGTATGCGTTACTCATTGGTAAGCCGTGACGTAATTGCCGATAGCATCGAAACCATTTGCGGTGGCCAATATTACGATGGAATTATCTCTATTCCTGGCTGTGATAAAAACATGCCTGGCGCAATTATGGCCATGGCACGTTTAGATCGTCCTTCAATTATGGTTTATGGTGGTACAATTGCCCCAGGCCATTACAAAGGCGAAGAATTGAACATCGTGTCGGCTTTCGAGGCTTTGGGGCAGAAAATATGTGGCAACCTTTCTGAGGAGGACTATCAGGGCATCATAAAACATACCTGCCCTGGTGCAGGTGCTTGTGGGGGGATGTATACTGCAAACACAATGGCATCAGCAATTGAGGCTTTAGGTATGAGTTTGCCTTATTCATCTTCGAACCCAGCAATCAGCGAGGAGAAAAAACAAGAATGTTTAGATGCAGGTAAATACATCAAAATTTTATTAGAGAAAGATATCAAACCATCTGATATCATGACGAGAAAAGCATTCGAAAATGCCATTCGTTCTATTATCATTTTAGGTGGCAGTACGAATGCAGTATTGCATTTTATTGCAATGGGTAAAGCTATCGGTATCGAAATCACCCAGGATGATTTCCAACGCATGAGCGATGTAACACCAGTACTTGCCGATTTTAAACCAAGTGGAAAATACTTAATGCAGGATTTACATCAATATGGTGGGATCCCGGCAGTATTAAAATACTTATTGAATGAAGGTTTATTACATGGCGATTGCCTAACCGTAACCGGAAAAACCATGGCTGAGAATTTAGCCGATGTAAAATCGGTTATGGATTATGATCAAAAAATCATTCAGAAATTAAGTGAGCCAATTAAGGCAACAGGTCATTTACAGATTCTTTACGGAAACCTGGCAGAAAAAGGTTCAGTAGCGAAAATAAGTGGAAAAGAAGGTGAGAAATTTGAAGGTCCTGCACGTGTATTTGATGGTGAACACGATTTAATTGCCGGAATTTCTAACGGACGTGTTCAACCTGGTGATGTAATTGTAATTAAAAACTCGGGGCCGGTAGGTGCGCCAGGTATGCCTGAAATGTTAAAACCAACCTCAGCCATTATTGGTGCTGGTTTAGGTAAATCGGTGGCTTTGATTACTGATGGACGTTTCTCAGGTGGTACACATGGTTTTGTGGTTGGTCACATTACTCCTGAATCTTACAAAGGTGGTTTAATCGGCTTAGTAGAAGATGAAGACCGGATTTTGATCGATGCTGTAAACAATATCATCAGCCTGCAAGTCAGTAAAGAGGTGATTGCCGAGCGGAGAAAAAACTACGTTCAACCAGCATTAAAAGTAACAAAAGGTGTTTTATATAAATATGCTAAAACAGTTTCAGATGCAGCTAGTGGTTGCGTAACTGACGAATATTAA
- a CDS encoding alpha/beta fold hydrolase yields MKIIYIFSILLTGLFSGCSSPGSTLRLKKGNQSILTSDTVKLSVQIVGKGPVCIYLHGGPGQDFLSFEKMGGASLEKCLTMVYLDQRGSGHSQDAKNYSLDRVVQDVEELRLKLGVEKVYLLSHSFGGILAINYALKYPEHLSGIIMANAIAHFMNPNQVREQIEYGYRLLKKEYYYK; encoded by the coding sequence ATGAAAATAATTTATATCTTTTCGATCCTTTTAACCGGATTATTTAGTGGTTGTTCTTCACCAGGTTCGACACTTCGTCTTAAGAAGGGTAATCAAAGCATTTTAACTTCTGATACGGTGAAATTATCTGTTCAAATAGTGGGCAAAGGGCCAGTTTGCATCTATTTGCATGGAGGTCCTGGTCAGGATTTTCTTTCTTTTGAGAAAATGGGCGGAGCTAGTCTGGAGAAATGTTTAACGATGGTTTATCTGGATCAAAGAGGATCTGGTCATTCGCAAGACGCAAAGAATTATAGTTTAGACCGGGTTGTTCAGGATGTTGAAGAACTGCGGTTAAAACTGGGGGTAGAAAAAGTGTACCTACTTAGTCATTCATTTGGTGGTATCCTGGCCATTAATTATGCGCTCAAATATCCGGAACATTTATCTGGCATAATCATGGCTAATGCAATAGCTCATTTTATGAACCCAAACCAGGTGAGGGAGCAAATTGAATACGGATACCGGTTATTGAAAAAGGAATACTACTATAAATGA
- the ilvB gene encoding biosynthetic-type acetolactate synthase large subunit yields METAQDTIQQNEAKAETSKTLFKGTGSQVLLNGLIEEGVTTIFGYPGGAIMPIYDALYDYADKLEHILVRHEQGGIHAAQGFARASGEVGVVFATSGPGATNLVTGLADAQIDSTPLVCITGQVFAHLLGTDAFQETDVINITTPVTKWNYQVTDAKEIQEVLAKAFYIAKSGRPGPVLIDITKNAQLQLEEFPEYVKCNHIRSYRPKPKVRVEYIEQAAELINSAKKPFILFGQGVILGKAEEEFKAFINKTGIPAAWTIMGEGAIPTSHPLNVGMLGMHGNYGPNVLTNEADVIIAIGMRFDDRVTGRLDKYAKQAKVVHLDIDPAEIDKNVKAEVGVWGDCKETLPLLTNLVNENKHEDWLAKFRQYNQEEIDQVITPELYPTGDEITMGEVLRNINEICGGDAVIVTDVGQHQMVACRYAKFNNTRSNITSGGLGTMGFGLPAAIGAKYGAPDKTVIAIIGDGGFQMTPQELGTIMQFGAAVKILILNNRFLGMVRQWQQLFHDKRYSFVNITSPDFVALAKSYYIEADKVDERANLRTALETMINHEGAYLLEIMVGRENNVFPMVPQGMSVSEIRLK; encoded by the coding sequence ATGGAAACTGCACAAGATACAATACAACAAAACGAGGCGAAAGCAGAAACCTCAAAAACCTTATTCAAAGGAACAGGCTCGCAGGTTTTGTTGAATGGATTAATTGAAGAAGGTGTAACCACCATTTTCGGTTATCCGGGAGGAGCAATCATGCCTATTTATGATGCTCTTTATGATTATGCTGATAAATTAGAACACATCTTAGTTCGCCATGAGCAAGGTGGCATCCACGCTGCTCAGGGTTTTGCAAGAGCAAGCGGCGAAGTTGGTGTTGTTTTCGCAACCAGTGGGCCAGGGGCAACCAATTTGGTTACCGGTTTGGCAGATGCGCAAATCGATAGTACGCCATTGGTTTGTATCACCGGACAGGTTTTTGCCCATTTATTAGGAACAGATGCCTTTCAGGAAACCGATGTGATTAACATTACGACACCGGTTACCAAGTGGAATTATCAGGTTACTGACGCAAAGGAAATCCAGGAGGTTTTGGCTAAAGCTTTTTACATCGCTAAAAGCGGCAGACCAGGACCGGTTTTAATCGATATTACCAAAAATGCACAGTTACAATTGGAGGAATTTCCTGAATATGTAAAGTGTAACCACATCCGCAGTTATCGCCCGAAACCAAAAGTTAGGGTTGAATATATCGAGCAGGCAGCCGAATTAATCAACTCAGCAAAAAAACCTTTCATTTTATTTGGACAAGGTGTTATTTTGGGTAAAGCTGAAGAAGAATTTAAAGCATTTATTAATAAAACAGGTATTCCTGCGGCATGGACCATTATGGGCGAAGGTGCTATTCCAACTTCACACCCATTAAATGTAGGTATGTTAGGTATGCACGGTAATTATGGGCCGAACGTATTAACCAATGAAGCGGATGTAATTATTGCCATCGGAATGCGTTTTGATGACCGTGTAACTGGCCGTTTAGATAAATATGCTAAACAAGCTAAGGTGGTACATTTAGATATCGACCCTGCTGAAATTGATAAAAATGTTAAAGCTGAGGTTGGCGTTTGGGGCGATTGTAAAGAAACCTTACCCCTATTAACCAATTTGGTTAACGAAAATAAACACGAAGATTGGTTGGCTAAATTCAGACAATACAATCAGGAGGAAATAGATCAGGTCATTACTCCAGAACTTTATCCAACAGGAGATGAAATCACCATGGGCGAAGTACTGCGTAACATCAATGAAATCTGTGGTGGTGATGCCGTAATTGTTACCGATGTTGGTCAGCACCAAATGGTAGCCTGTCGTTATGCGAAATTCAACAATACCCGCAGTAATATTACTTCAGGTGGTTTAGGCACAATGGGCTTTGGTTTACCTGCCGCAATTGGCGCTAAATATGGTGCTCCTGATAAAACAGTCATTGCCATTATTGGTGATGGTGGTTTCCAGATGACACCTCAGGAATTGGGTACCATTATGCAATTCGGTGCAGCGGTAAAAATCCTGATCCTGAACAACCGCTTTTTAGGGATGGTTCGCCAATGGCAACAGTTATTTCATGATAAACGTTATTCTTTCGTGAATATCACCAGTCCTGACTTTGTGGCTTTAGCAAAATCATACTACATCGAAGCAGATAAAGTTGATGAACGTGCAAACCTTAGAACAGCGCTAGAAACCATGATCAACCACGAAGGAGCTTACCTGCTGGAAATAATGGTAGGCAGAGAAAATAATGTTTTCCCAATGGTTCCGCAAGGAATGAGTGTAAGCGAAATCAGGTTAAAATAA
- a CDS encoding antibiotic biosynthesis monooxygenase, producing MILEVAILNVKAGLAADFEKAFSEAQKIISTMEGYISHQLQKCIEVENKYILLVNWKTLEAHTEGFRGSAAYQDWKKLLHHFYDPFPTVEHFTKVEG from the coding sequence ATGATTTTAGAAGTTGCCATATTAAATGTAAAAGCCGGGTTAGCGGCCGATTTTGAAAAAGCTTTTAGCGAAGCACAAAAAATCATTTCTACAATGGAAGGTTACATTTCGCATCAGCTTCAGAAGTGTATAGAAGTAGAAAACAAATATATCCTGCTGGTAAACTGGAAAACACTGGAGGCACATACCGAAGGTTTCAGAGGATCAGCAGCATACCAGGATTGGAAAAAGTTATTACATCACTTTTATGATCCTTTTCCTACAG